A portion of the Nomia melanderi isolate GNS246 chromosome 2, iyNomMela1, whole genome shotgun sequence genome contains these proteins:
- the LOC116433018 gene encoding uncharacterized protein LOC116433018 isoform X2 yields the protein MLGPWKAIFLFLLGVSFYSVVLCGTNATRTVRAYKGRLQSPHSSWRVVLCFTQPQSSYKTDVQKAWEKAKLQSSHADINLFYIEAPPKTDALSYPLSLLNKFCTEIKSGKTALSLIIGGEAAARFLVTAAAALNLPTLWLPLTHEDFLQQGNRAPYESRIGSSTKEVGAAAAALMHRANWHAFTLLIDTTLLPVSHLLQPNQPTLTPRTIIHLPTNDKTLRMRLRRVAEEGGSGGVIVMGCDLNSARRILAAAGKFEMLAGRFLWLWLDLKAELRPNEPNIISSHIIHSSRAAIATNDNPRSVENTNRNTNLLAENQLAMNALPSLANDIHRLQEYRWQNDQAATKQEEKPFNFDDDEDFVTITDKELNSKDFMPIGMLALRPSNIKLMGSDTLLSRMIRETSQALDETFSEMKSKLSPLGESQLNDNFIPECFPGSRAKFLNSEIRRNVSKILTRKLRISVGQISKDKAKFHLLNLQAIRFPGNKTQLRWTKVGTVKGGKEVHLDTIVWPGGGIVPAYLEQGGEKIGMPMYRIVTALASPFTMVTNLQEGICLRGIFCYHGNTIMCCYGLTMDLMSLVSRELGFRYDLYVVKDGLFGKRNGRSGTWNGIMGELVTGRAQLAFAPLSVSAHRAKVVDFTTPYYFSGVSFLTAPKLKPAISLFAFLFPFSTELWIAVFTSLNCTAMAVALYEWFSPFGLNPWGRQRSKNFSIASAWWVMWGLLCGHLLAFKAPKSWPNKFLINIWGGFSVIFVATYTANIAALIADLFFHSAVSSNYHDKSLLLQKVGAPRASAAEYYVQKANPELWSHMARYSISNVAEGVERLRNGSLDILIADTPILDFYRATDDGCRLQKIGDTINEDTYAVALTKGHPLKESISKVIANYTSTGLLDILQEKWYGGLPCIRGRKGMDTSLEHKLGGQARPLGVASVAGVFCFLGMGVVLGTIILAGEHLFYKYTLPRLRHRPEKSIWRSRNVMFFSQKLYRFINCVELVSPHHAARELVYTVRQGQIASLFQKSVKREHEQRQRRKSKTQFFEMIQEIRRVQQEEKTETVPEEQQKVSTIKKEEKSLKARERSRSKSPLMPHSPKRSEKSRSSTNLSSSRLGLSPVSLEAPMKPREFTLSSTNLRARSPLETVGRRLSHGDGGSPPPRLGSHFGGSATLRPLALTRSDTVGTGPSTTRTDQSGAGAAPATTPRYSRSPAKRGQSFPVFATLRLPHSTSHQMSKSPPLALTSAVGRKLSRDWGSGTIDLTRSSETVAGGSGGGGGGGGSTYTLNQEMTLSLERAPHEKKTAQEVGSQSRKTIDETGLPIKKPIRRARSHENRDTGGKLMADLPSPRLTSQPVVGGRSVSERTKKQLESELKAILTARAHHRDLHPP from the exons ATGCTTGGCCCTTGGAAAGCGATATTCCTCTTTTTATTAGGGGTTTCGTTTTACTCTGTAGTCCTCTGCGGTACAAATGCCACCAGGACTGTGAGAGCTTACAAAGGACGGCTTCAGTCACCTCACTCTTCGTGGCGTGTCGTGTTATGCTTCACACAGCCACAAAGCTCTTACAAAACAGATGTTCAAAAGGCATGGGAAAAAGCGAAACTACAATCGTCTCATGCAGATATCaatctattttatatagaagCTCCACCAAAGACAGATGCACTGTCGTATCCTTTATCGTTACTAAACAAATTCTGTACTGAAATTAAAAGCGGAAAAACAGCGTTAAGCCTTATTATTGGTGGAGAGGCGGCAGCTAGGTTTCTGGTGACCGCTGCGGCTGCTTTGAATCTCCCCACATTATGGCTACCACTGACACATGAAGATTTCCTGCAACAG GGAAACCGTGCACCATATGAAAGTCGTATAGGTTCAAGCACAAAAGAAGTAGGTGCAGCTGCTGCTGCATTAATGCATAGAGCAAACTGGCATGCGTTCACCCTTCTCATCGATACCACTTTGCTTCCTGTAAGTCATCTGTTGCAACCGAATCAACCAACTTTAACGCCCAGAACCATCATACACCTTCCAACGAATGACAAAACATTGAGAATGAGATTGAGAAGAGTAGCAGAGGAAGGGGGAAGTGGAGGAGTAATAGTGATGGGTTGCGATTTGAACAGCGCACGAAGAATACTCGCTGCAGCTGGTAAATTTGAGATGCTCGCTGGAAGATTTTTGTGGCTTTGGTTGGATCTTAAAGCTGAACTGAGACCTAACGAACCGAATATTATTAGCTCGCACATTATACACAGCTCAAGAGCGGCGATTGCGACAAACGATAATCCTAGATCGGTAGAGAACACAAACAGAAACACCAATCTTCTAGCTGAAAACCAATTAGCGATGAACGCTTTGCCCAGTTTAGCTAACGACATACATCGATTGCAAGAATACAGATGGCAAAACGATCAGGCTGCGACCAAACAAGAAGAAAAACCTTTTAAtttcgacgacgacgaagattTTGTAACAATCACAGACAAAGAATTGAATTCGAAAGATTTCATGCCAATTGGTATGCTTGCTTTGAGACCCTCCAATATAAAGTTAATGGGCAGCGATACATTATTATCCAGAATGATAAGGGAAACTTCTCAGGCGTTGGACGAAACATTTTCAGAAATGAAATCCAAACTGAGCCCTTTAGGGGAGTCACAGTTGAACGACAACTTTATCCCAGAATGCTTTCCAGGGAGCAGAGCAAAATTTTTAAACAGCGAGATAAGAAGGAACGTTTCCAAGATATTAACAAGGAAACTGAGAATCTCTGTGGGTCAGATTTCAAAGGACAAAGCTAAATTCCATTTGCTAAACTTGCAAGCTATACGATTCCCTGGTAACAAGACTCAATTAAG ATGGACCAAAGTAGGAACAGTTAAAGGTGGCAAAGAGGTCCACCTTGACACTATCGTTTGGCCCGGAGGTGGAATTGTGCCAGCCTATCTCGAACAAGGTGGCGAAAAGATAGGTATGCCCATGTACCGTATAGTAACAGCACTCGCATCGCCGTTCACAATGGTAACGAACTTGCAAGAAGGTATTTGCCTGAGAGGGATCTTCTGTTACCATGGAAATACGATAATGTGTTGTTACGGTTTAACCATGGACTTGATGTCGTTGGTGTCCCGCGAATTAGGATTTCGTTATGACTTGTACGTGGTGAAGGATGGTCTTTTTGGGAAAAGGAACGGCAGAAGTGGTACGTGGAACGGTATAATGGGAGAGCTTGTCACTGGCAGAGCACAGTTGGCGTTCGCGCCTTTGAGCGTGTCCGCTCACAGAGCCAAAGTGGTCGACTTCACCACGCCTTATTACTTCAGCGGAGTGAGCTTCCTCACCGCGCCAAAGCTGAAACCTGCGATATCGCTGTTCGCGTTTCTTTTCCCGTTCAGCACAGAGCTGTGGATCGCGGTGTTCACATCCTTGAACTGCACTGCTATGGCAGTGGCGTTGTACGAATGGTTCAGCCCGTTCGGGCTGAACCCTTGGGGCAGACAACGAAGCAAAAACTTCTCGATAGCTTCCGCTTGGTGGGTGATGTGGGGTCTCCTGTGCGGGCATTTGCTCGCCTTCAAAGCGCCCAAGTCGTGGCCTAACAAGTTTTTGATCAATATTTGGGGCGGCTTCTCCGTCATATTCGTAGCCACGTATACGGCTAACATAGCAGCTCTGATAGCGGACTTGTTCTTTCATTCTGCAGTGAGCAGCAACTATCACGACAAAAGC TTGCTGTTGCAGAAAGTCGGCGCGCCCAGAGCGTCCGCGGCAGAGTATTACGTACAAAAGGCGAATCCGGAACTGTGGTCGCACATGGCACGGTACTCTATATCGAACGTCGCCGAGGGTGTGGAGAGATTGAGAAACGGTAGCTTAGATATCCTCATAGCGGACACACCTATTTTAGACTTTTACCGGGCGACGGACGACGGTTGTCGTTTGCAAAAGATAGGCGACACCATAAACGAGGACACGTACGCGGTTGCTCTCACCAAGGGGCATCCTTTGAAAGAGAGCATATCCAAAGTGATAGCGAACTACACGAGTACTGGATTACTGGACATCTTGCAGGAGAAATG GTACGGCGGTTTGCCCTGCATCAGAGGAAGAAAAGGTATGGACACGAGTTTAGAGCATAAGCTAGGAGGTCAAGCCAGACCCCTAGGCGTAGCGTCTGTTGCCGGTGTATTTTGCTTCCTCGGGATGGGCGTGGTACTTGGAACCATCATATTAGCCGGAGAACATTTGTTCTACAAATACACGTTGCCCAGGCTGAGACACAGGCCGGAGAAGTCCATATGGCGCAGTCGGAACGTGATGTTCTTCTCGCAGAAGCTGTACAGGTTCATCAATTGCGTGGAACTGGTGTCCCCTCACCACGCGGCGAGGGAGCTGGTCTACACGGTCAGACAGGGGCAAATAGCTTCGCTCTTCCAGAAAAGCGTCAAGCGA GAACACGAACAGCGTCAGAGGCGCAAGAGTAAGACTCAGTTTTTCGAGATGATCCAGGAGATTCGCAG GGTGCAACAGGAGGAGAAAACGGAAACGGTGCCGGAGGAGCAACAGAAAGTCTCGACGATCAAGAAAGAGGAGAAGTCGTTGAAAGCGAGAGAGAGGAGCCGAAGCAAAAGTCCCCTGATGCCCCACAGTCCGAAGAGGTCGGAGAAGAGCAGGAGTTCCACCAATCTGTCGAGCTCCAGGCTGGGCTTGTCCCCGGTCAGCTTGGAGGCGCCGATGAAGCCCAGAGAGTTCACTCTGAGCAGCACGAATCTTCGAGCGAGGAGTCCCTTGGAAACGGTCGGTCGTCGACTGAGCCACGGCGACGGTGGCTCGCCGCCTCCTCGCCTGGGCTCTCACTTCGGCGGCAGCGCGACCCTGCGACCTTTGGCTCTGACCAGGAGCGACACCGTTGGCACCGGCCCGTCGACTACCAGGACGGATCAGTCCGGCGCAGGCGCCGCTCCAGCGACCACTCCGAGGTACTCCCGGAGTCCGGCGAAGCGAGGGCAATCCTTCCCAGTGTTCGCCACGTTGAGACTGCCGCACTCGACGAGCCATCAGATGTCCAAGAGTCCTCCGCTGGCGCTAACATCCGCCGTCGGTCGTAAGTTGTCCCGGGATTGGGGTTCGGGTACCATCGACCTGACCAGATCTTCCGAGACAGTCGcaggtggtagtggtggtggtggtggtggtggtggttcgaCGTACACCTTGAACCAGGAGATGACCTTGTCGCTGGAACGTGCTCCGCACGAGAAGAAGACGGCGCAGGAGGTCGGGTCGCAGAGCCGGAAAACGATCGACGAGACAGGACTGCCGATCAAGAAGCCGATACGACGCGCGAGGAGCCACGAGAACCGGGACACCGGCGGCAAACTGATGGCCGACCTCCCGTCGCCGCGTTTGACCAGCCAACCGGTCGTGGGAGGCCGATCGGTAAGCGAACGAACAAAAAAGCAGTTAGAGTCCGAGCTGAAAGCCATCTTGACCGCCAGAGCGCATCATCGCGATCTGCATCCCCCTTGA
- the LOC116433018 gene encoding uncharacterized protein LOC116433018 isoform X3, protein MLGPWKAIFLFLLGVSFYSVVLCGTNATRTVRAYKGRLQSPHSSWRVVLCFTQPQSSYKTDVQKAWEKAKLQSSHADINLFYIEAPPKTDALSYPLSLLNKFCTEIKSGKTALSLIIGGEAAARFLVTAAAALNLPTLWLPLTHEDFLQQGNRAPYESRIGSSTKEVGAAAAALMHRANWHAFTLLIDTTLLPVSHLLQPNQPTLTPRTIIHLPTNDKTLRMRLRRVAEEGGSGGVIVMGCDLNSARRILAAAGKFEMLAGRFLWLWLDLKAELRPNEPNIISSHIIHSSRAAIATNDNPRSVENTNRNTNLLAENQLAMNALPSLANDIHRLQEYRWQNDQAATKQEEKPFNFDDDEDFVTITDKELNSKDFMPIGMLALRPSNIKLMGSDTLLSRMIRETSQALDETFSEMKSKLSPLGESQLNDNFIPECFPGSRAKFLNSEIRRNVSKILTRKLRISVGQISKDKAKFHLLNLQAIRFPGNKTQLRWTKVGTVKGGKEVHLDTIVWPGGGIVPAYLEQGGEKIGMPMYRIVTALASPFTMVTNLQEGICLRGIFCYHGNTIMCCYGLTMDLMSLVSRELGFRYDLYVVKDGLFGKRNGRSGTWNGIMGELVTGRAQLAFAPLSVSAHRAKVVDFTTPYYFSGVSFLTAPKLKPAISLFAFLFPFSTELWIAVFTSLNCTAMAVALYEWFSPFGLNPWGRQRSKNFSIASAWWVMWGLLCGHLLAFKAPKSWPNKFLINIWGGFSVIFVATYTANIAALIADLFFHSAVSSNYHDKSKVGAPRASAAEYYVQKANPELWSHMARYSISNVAEGVERLRNGSLDILIADTPILDFYRATDDGCRLQKIGDTINEDTYAVALTKGHPLKESISKVIANYTSTGLLDILQEKWYGGLPCIRGRKGMDTSLEHKLGGQARPLGVASVAGVFCFLGMGVVLGTIILAGEHLFYKYTLPRLRHRPEKSIWRSRNVMFFSQKLYRFINCVELVSPHHAARELVYTVRQGQIASLFQKSVKRKEHEQRQRRKSKTQFFEMIQEIRRVQQEEKTETVPEEQQKVSTIKKEEKSLKARERSRSKSPLMPHSPKRSEKSRSSTNLSSSRLGLSPVSLEAPMKPREFTLSSTNLRARSPLETVGRRLSHGDGGSPPPRLGSHFGGSATLRPLALTRSDTVGTGPSTTRTDQSGAGAAPATTPRYSRSPAKRGQSFPVFATLRLPHSTSHQMSKSPPLALTSAVGRKLSRDWGSGTIDLTRSSETVAGGSGGGGGGGGSTYTLNQEMTLSLERAPHEKKTAQEVGSQSRKTIDETGLPIKKPIRRARSHENRDTGGKLMADLPSPRLTSQPVVGGRSVSERTKKQLESELKAILTARAHHRDLHPP, encoded by the exons ATGCTTGGCCCTTGGAAAGCGATATTCCTCTTTTTATTAGGGGTTTCGTTTTACTCTGTAGTCCTCTGCGGTACAAATGCCACCAGGACTGTGAGAGCTTACAAAGGACGGCTTCAGTCACCTCACTCTTCGTGGCGTGTCGTGTTATGCTTCACACAGCCACAAAGCTCTTACAAAACAGATGTTCAAAAGGCATGGGAAAAAGCGAAACTACAATCGTCTCATGCAGATATCaatctattttatatagaagCTCCACCAAAGACAGATGCACTGTCGTATCCTTTATCGTTACTAAACAAATTCTGTACTGAAATTAAAAGCGGAAAAACAGCGTTAAGCCTTATTATTGGTGGAGAGGCGGCAGCTAGGTTTCTGGTGACCGCTGCGGCTGCTTTGAATCTCCCCACATTATGGCTACCACTGACACATGAAGATTTCCTGCAACAG GGAAACCGTGCACCATATGAAAGTCGTATAGGTTCAAGCACAAAAGAAGTAGGTGCAGCTGCTGCTGCATTAATGCATAGAGCAAACTGGCATGCGTTCACCCTTCTCATCGATACCACTTTGCTTCCTGTAAGTCATCTGTTGCAACCGAATCAACCAACTTTAACGCCCAGAACCATCATACACCTTCCAACGAATGACAAAACATTGAGAATGAGATTGAGAAGAGTAGCAGAGGAAGGGGGAAGTGGAGGAGTAATAGTGATGGGTTGCGATTTGAACAGCGCACGAAGAATACTCGCTGCAGCTGGTAAATTTGAGATGCTCGCTGGAAGATTTTTGTGGCTTTGGTTGGATCTTAAAGCTGAACTGAGACCTAACGAACCGAATATTATTAGCTCGCACATTATACACAGCTCAAGAGCGGCGATTGCGACAAACGATAATCCTAGATCGGTAGAGAACACAAACAGAAACACCAATCTTCTAGCTGAAAACCAATTAGCGATGAACGCTTTGCCCAGTTTAGCTAACGACATACATCGATTGCAAGAATACAGATGGCAAAACGATCAGGCTGCGACCAAACAAGAAGAAAAACCTTTTAAtttcgacgacgacgaagattTTGTAACAATCACAGACAAAGAATTGAATTCGAAAGATTTCATGCCAATTGGTATGCTTGCTTTGAGACCCTCCAATATAAAGTTAATGGGCAGCGATACATTATTATCCAGAATGATAAGGGAAACTTCTCAGGCGTTGGACGAAACATTTTCAGAAATGAAATCCAAACTGAGCCCTTTAGGGGAGTCACAGTTGAACGACAACTTTATCCCAGAATGCTTTCCAGGGAGCAGAGCAAAATTTTTAAACAGCGAGATAAGAAGGAACGTTTCCAAGATATTAACAAGGAAACTGAGAATCTCTGTGGGTCAGATTTCAAAGGACAAAGCTAAATTCCATTTGCTAAACTTGCAAGCTATACGATTCCCTGGTAACAAGACTCAATTAAG ATGGACCAAAGTAGGAACAGTTAAAGGTGGCAAAGAGGTCCACCTTGACACTATCGTTTGGCCCGGAGGTGGAATTGTGCCAGCCTATCTCGAACAAGGTGGCGAAAAGATAGGTATGCCCATGTACCGTATAGTAACAGCACTCGCATCGCCGTTCACAATGGTAACGAACTTGCAAGAAGGTATTTGCCTGAGAGGGATCTTCTGTTACCATGGAAATACGATAATGTGTTGTTACGGTTTAACCATGGACTTGATGTCGTTGGTGTCCCGCGAATTAGGATTTCGTTATGACTTGTACGTGGTGAAGGATGGTCTTTTTGGGAAAAGGAACGGCAGAAGTGGTACGTGGAACGGTATAATGGGAGAGCTTGTCACTGGCAGAGCACAGTTGGCGTTCGCGCCTTTGAGCGTGTCCGCTCACAGAGCCAAAGTGGTCGACTTCACCACGCCTTATTACTTCAGCGGAGTGAGCTTCCTCACCGCGCCAAAGCTGAAACCTGCGATATCGCTGTTCGCGTTTCTTTTCCCGTTCAGCACAGAGCTGTGGATCGCGGTGTTCACATCCTTGAACTGCACTGCTATGGCAGTGGCGTTGTACGAATGGTTCAGCCCGTTCGGGCTGAACCCTTGGGGCAGACAACGAAGCAAAAACTTCTCGATAGCTTCCGCTTGGTGGGTGATGTGGGGTCTCCTGTGCGGGCATTTGCTCGCCTTCAAAGCGCCCAAGTCGTGGCCTAACAAGTTTTTGATCAATATTTGGGGCGGCTTCTCCGTCATATTCGTAGCCACGTATACGGCTAACATAGCAGCTCTGATAGCGGACTTGTTCTTTCATTCTGCAGTGAGCAGCAACTATCACGACAAAAGC AAAGTCGGCGCGCCCAGAGCGTCCGCGGCAGAGTATTACGTACAAAAGGCGAATCCGGAACTGTGGTCGCACATGGCACGGTACTCTATATCGAACGTCGCCGAGGGTGTGGAGAGATTGAGAAACGGTAGCTTAGATATCCTCATAGCGGACACACCTATTTTAGACTTTTACCGGGCGACGGACGACGGTTGTCGTTTGCAAAAGATAGGCGACACCATAAACGAGGACACGTACGCGGTTGCTCTCACCAAGGGGCATCCTTTGAAAGAGAGCATATCCAAAGTGATAGCGAACTACACGAGTACTGGATTACTGGACATCTTGCAGGAGAAATG GTACGGCGGTTTGCCCTGCATCAGAGGAAGAAAAGGTATGGACACGAGTTTAGAGCATAAGCTAGGAGGTCAAGCCAGACCCCTAGGCGTAGCGTCTGTTGCCGGTGTATTTTGCTTCCTCGGGATGGGCGTGGTACTTGGAACCATCATATTAGCCGGAGAACATTTGTTCTACAAATACACGTTGCCCAGGCTGAGACACAGGCCGGAGAAGTCCATATGGCGCAGTCGGAACGTGATGTTCTTCTCGCAGAAGCTGTACAGGTTCATCAATTGCGTGGAACTGGTGTCCCCTCACCACGCGGCGAGGGAGCTGGTCTACACGGTCAGACAGGGGCAAATAGCTTCGCTCTTCCAGAAAAGCGTCAAGCGA AAGGAACACGAACAGCGTCAGAGGCGCAAGAGTAAGACTCAGTTTTTCGAGATGATCCAGGAGATTCGCAG GGTGCAACAGGAGGAGAAAACGGAAACGGTGCCGGAGGAGCAACAGAAAGTCTCGACGATCAAGAAAGAGGAGAAGTCGTTGAAAGCGAGAGAGAGGAGCCGAAGCAAAAGTCCCCTGATGCCCCACAGTCCGAAGAGGTCGGAGAAGAGCAGGAGTTCCACCAATCTGTCGAGCTCCAGGCTGGGCTTGTCCCCGGTCAGCTTGGAGGCGCCGATGAAGCCCAGAGAGTTCACTCTGAGCAGCACGAATCTTCGAGCGAGGAGTCCCTTGGAAACGGTCGGTCGTCGACTGAGCCACGGCGACGGTGGCTCGCCGCCTCCTCGCCTGGGCTCTCACTTCGGCGGCAGCGCGACCCTGCGACCTTTGGCTCTGACCAGGAGCGACACCGTTGGCACCGGCCCGTCGACTACCAGGACGGATCAGTCCGGCGCAGGCGCCGCTCCAGCGACCACTCCGAGGTACTCCCGGAGTCCGGCGAAGCGAGGGCAATCCTTCCCAGTGTTCGCCACGTTGAGACTGCCGCACTCGACGAGCCATCAGATGTCCAAGAGTCCTCCGCTGGCGCTAACATCCGCCGTCGGTCGTAAGTTGTCCCGGGATTGGGGTTCGGGTACCATCGACCTGACCAGATCTTCCGAGACAGTCGcaggtggtagtggtggtggtggtggtggtggtggttcgaCGTACACCTTGAACCAGGAGATGACCTTGTCGCTGGAACGTGCTCCGCACGAGAAGAAGACGGCGCAGGAGGTCGGGTCGCAGAGCCGGAAAACGATCGACGAGACAGGACTGCCGATCAAGAAGCCGATACGACGCGCGAGGAGCCACGAGAACCGGGACACCGGCGGCAAACTGATGGCCGACCTCCCGTCGCCGCGTTTGACCAGCCAACCGGTCGTGGGAGGCCGATCGGTAAGCGAACGAACAAAAAAGCAGTTAGAGTCCGAGCTGAAAGCCATCTTGACCGCCAGAGCGCATCATCGCGATCTGCATCCCCCTTGA